AATCACGAGTTATAGCTATACTGTATATGTGATACTACGTTAAGATAGTAGGCTAATTAACGAAAAGCGAGGAATAGAGAGGAAACGAAGATTCGTACGATCCGTGGctactttattaaaaaatgtaaaacggAGTAATTCAGGTACAAAGAGAAAATGATAAGGAGCACACGGTTCGACGTTCCGAAGGATCGAAGATAAACGATTACCAATGCCATAGGAACGTTGTATATCGAATCGTTTCTAAGTGTCCTGATATCTACAGTAGGCAGTATCCTCTATCAACTCCTGAGGAATCAACTCTTCCGCTGGAGATTGATGGGACACGATCGTCGCATGATTTTCCACTTCTTTCAACactcttaataaatttccgCCCACCAATTTCTTGATGTCCAAAGCTGACCATCTTCTATCTCTGGTCAATTCAGCCAGTAGCAAAGGATAACCAGAAACGTCTGGCAGTTCAATCGGCGGACTAAAGATATATAAAAGCTTATTTATCggcattttattttaaaataagctGCTGATCGTTTGTACTCACTTCGATATACCATCGTAACCGGCTCCAAGACCCACGTGGTTAACGCCAGCTATTCGTCTGATATGATTGATGTGAGCTGTAAAAACAAGTAACACTTTTTAACATTTCTCAAATAGAATTTAATGCAGGCGTACCTATCACGTCATACATAGAAGCTTTATCGCCGCAGTTCAAATGCGCGCTGTCAAAGCTTACCATAACCAGACCTCCATTCACTGACTGAAACAAGAGAAAAACACGATAACGCTAACGTTCTTGTTTTTTTTCACGTATGTGTACGAGTCATCGATTAACACAATCAGTTAATGCTATTGATGGAAAATAAGACAAGGAATAATCATAAATTGTACATACACGTACACGaataatataagataaatataataagtaagataagtaaataaaataatataagagaaaatataaaatagaaattaaggCTCCAGTGGAAAAACTGCTTTGTTCGACGTTCTTTTCTCACCAAATTACGAAGTATGTCGTCTGGAACGTTGCTGGACGAATTACAGAGAGCTCTGGCCGCGCTATGAGAAAATATCACTGGTGCTTTACTCATCGCCAGTGCATGTCTCATGGTCCTTACCGAAACATGAGACAAATCTACAAGCATTCCTAATCGATTCAATTCTTTTACTACCGCTCTGCCGAATACCGATAATCCATCGCTGTGAAAATCCAATCGCGCATCCGAATTTGAATCTTCTACCGAACACGAATCAGCCCTGCGGACAATTACAACGGCTTATCATCATCTGCTTATGTATACGAACGTCGGCACACATTGATTGATACGATTGATACTTCTCTTATCCTATTTGTATTATTCGTATATCATAATAGAGATGCCGAGTTGACGTAGAACGCGAGAATGAGAAATGTAAACTTACCATGGAGTATTGCATTTATGTGTCAGGGTCATGTAGCGAGCCCCCAGTTGATGAAAACTTCTTAGCACAGCCATGGATGTGCCAATGCTGTGACCACCTTCGATTCCTACCAAACTCCCAATCACGTCATCCTTGTGCGCTTTTTCAAGCTCTTTGCTACTCGTTaccattcttattttctttGGATATCTCGAAGTTAGCCTACGTACTACGTCTATCTGTTCCAGGGTGAGTTGCACCGCGTCAAGAAATTGTGCTTCGCACGGAACATAAACGGACCAGAATTGCCCGCCCACGATACCTTGCCGTAACCGCACCAAATCGGTTTGCCACTGAGAGCCCCAACTTATGTTTCGCGACAAGTTCTCGTCGAAAGGAAAGTCTTTCAACTTTGTGTTTCCTCGATGTTTTCGCAGATTCCATGCGAAATCATTGTGCCTGAAATCAGAAATAATGATCGCTTGAATTCACAAACTCTTATACTGCTTGGATCAAAAGCTTTTTTACGAGATACTTTCTTACCCATCGATCAAAGGTACTTCGGAGAGCATTCGTCTTACAACTTGAAGTCTAGCTTCCAATAAATGCGAGCTTCGTAGTTCCAAAGCTAAAGGTAATCCAACGCCTGCGACCAAAGCGCATCCAAGGAAAAAGAAACCAATCATCACTATCCATTTCCTTAACACGTCCCGTCCTGTGTATCATACCATGCACGTCTCATTCTCATTCTCGACGAATGCGgacgaaatagaaataaaaacgaaataacTTTCTATTGCGTAATTATCTTTCTTCCTATCTGCCGACCACAGTGACGAATCAATAGATGATACTTATTAACGCGTTTTGGACAACGCGATTTTATCATCGCG
This genomic window from Bombus terrestris chromosome 9, iyBomTerr1.2, whole genome shotgun sequence contains:
- the LOC100645356 gene encoding dipeptidase 1 isoform X1, which codes for MFELYGVNKDGMVYRSPPPRRKEVDILETCLQLSSPELMRKLPNGDAVHHTKDSVVSTSFDKNKDLPRENRRDVLRKWIVMIGFFFLGCALVAGVGLPLALELRSSHLLEARLQVVRRMLSEVPLIDGHNDFAWNLRKHRGNTKLKDFPFDENLSRNISWGSQWQTDLVRLRQGIVGGQFWSVYVPCEAQFLDAVQLTLEQIDVVRRLTSRYPKKIRMVTSSKELEKAHKDDVIGSLVGIEGGHSIGTSMAVLRSFHQLGARYMTLTHKCNTPWADSCSVEDSNSDARLDFHSDGLSVFGRAVVKELNRLGMLVDLSHVSVRTMRHALAMSKAPVIFSHSAARALCNSSSNVPDDILRNLSVNGGLVMVSFDSAHLNCGDKASMYDVIAHINHIRRIAGVNHVGLGAGYDGISNPPIELPDVSGYPLLLAELTRDRRWSALDIKKLVGGNLLRVLKEVENHATIVSHQSPAEELIPQELIEDTAYCRYQDT
- the LOC100645356 gene encoding dipeptidase 1 isoform X2 — its product is MRKLPNGDAVHHTKDSVVSTSFDKNKDLPRENRRDVLRKWIVMIGFFFLGCALVAGVGLPLALELRSSHLLEARLQVVRRMLSEVPLIDGHNDFAWNLRKHRGNTKLKDFPFDENLSRNISWGSQWQTDLVRLRQGIVGGQFWSVYVPCEAQFLDAVQLTLEQIDVVRRLTSRYPKKIRMVTSSKELEKAHKDDVIGSLVGIEGGHSIGTSMAVLRSFHQLGARYMTLTHKCNTPWADSCSVEDSNSDARLDFHSDGLSVFGRAVVKELNRLGMLVDLSHVSVRTMRHALAMSKAPVIFSHSAARALCNSSSNVPDDILRNLSVNGGLVMVSFDSAHLNCGDKASMYDVIAHINHIRRIAGVNHVGLGAGYDGISNPPIELPDVSGYPLLLAELTRDRRWSALDIKKLVGGNLLRVLKEVENHATIVSHQSPAEELIPQELIEDTAYCRYQDT